The following proteins are encoded in a genomic region of Kosakonia oryzae:
- a CDS encoding isochorismatase family protein — MAGKRVVMVVDMQNGVFATERIQRAQCVARINQLTQAADTVIFIQHAEAGGLEEGSEGFALLPELHQPANALYVTKTACDAFYKTQLEAVLREHDINAWVMCGCATDYCVDTTLKNGASRGYSITMAQDAHTTANRPAAQAATLIDHYNDVWRTLTVPGNPVYVKPVETILHEWQAN, encoded by the coding sequence ATGGCAGGTAAACGGGTCGTGATGGTGGTGGATATGCAAAATGGTGTGTTCGCCACCGAGCGTATTCAGCGTGCGCAGTGTGTCGCCCGCATTAACCAGTTAACGCAGGCCGCCGATACGGTGATTTTTATTCAGCACGCTGAAGCGGGCGGGCTGGAAGAGGGGAGCGAAGGTTTTGCGCTGCTGCCGGAGCTGCATCAGCCTGCGAATGCCCTTTACGTCACTAAAACCGCCTGCGACGCGTTCTATAAAACGCAGCTTGAAGCGGTGCTGCGCGAGCACGATATCAACGCCTGGGTGATGTGCGGTTGCGCCACCGATTACTGCGTGGATACCACGCTGAAAAACGGTGCCAGCCGGGGCTATTCCATCACTATGGCGCAGGACGCCCATACCACCGCTAACCGCCCGGCTGCGCAGGCCGCAACCCTGATCGATCACTACAATGACGTGTGGCGCACGTTAACCGTCCCCGGCAACCCGGTGTATGTGAAACCGGTCGAAACAATTCTTCACGAATGGCAAGCGAACTAA
- the ampH gene encoding D-alanyl-D-alanine-carboxypeptidase/endopeptidase AmpH: MKRCLLFSALLCALSLASAQAAVQSPDPVFASDIVDRYANHIYYGSGATGMAMVVIDGNQRVFKSYGETRPGNNVRPQLDSVIRIASLSKLMTSEMLVKMLDQGKVRLDDPLSKYAPPGTRVPTYQGTPITLVNLATHTSALPREQPGGAARRPVFVWPTYEQRWSWLSTATLKAAPGTQAAYSNLAFDLLADALSKAAGKPYPQLFEEQITRPLGMKDTTFTPSPDQCKRLMIAEKGASPCNNTLAAIGSGGVYSTPGDMMRWMQQFLSSDFYTRNSQADRMQTLIYPRNQLTRVIGMDVPGKADALGLGWVYMAPKEGHPGIIQKTGGGGGFITYIAMVPQHNVGVFVVITRSPLTRFVNMSDGVNDLVSALSSNVPQVIPAS, translated from the coding sequence TTGAAACGTTGTCTGCTTTTCTCTGCGCTGCTCTGCGCGCTGAGCCTGGCTTCCGCTCAAGCGGCTGTTCAGTCTCCTGACCCGGTATTTGCATCTGATATTGTTGATCGTTACGCCAACCATATTTATTACGGTAGCGGCGCAACCGGTATGGCGATGGTGGTGATTGACGGCAACCAGCGCGTGTTTAAAAGCTATGGCGAAACCCGCCCCGGCAACAATGTTCGCCCACAGCTCGATTCGGTGATTCGTATTGCTTCCCTCTCCAAGCTGATGACCAGTGAAATGCTGGTGAAAATGCTCGATCAGGGCAAAGTCCGTCTCGACGATCCATTAAGTAAATATGCGCCTCCCGGCACGCGCGTGCCGACCTACCAGGGCACGCCAATTACGCTGGTGAACCTGGCGACGCATACCAGCGCCCTGCCGCGCGAACAGCCCGGCGGCGCAGCGCGACGTCCCGTTTTCGTCTGGCCAACCTACGAACAGCGCTGGAGCTGGCTCTCAACCGCCACGCTGAAAGCCGCACCGGGTACGCAGGCAGCTTACTCAAATCTGGCCTTTGATCTGCTGGCGGATGCATTGTCGAAGGCGGCAGGCAAACCTTACCCGCAGCTTTTCGAAGAGCAGATCACCCGCCCGCTGGGAATGAAAGACACCACCTTTACCCCGTCGCCGGATCAGTGCAAACGCCTGATGATCGCCGAAAAAGGCGCCAGCCCATGTAATAACACACTGGCCGCCATCGGCAGCGGCGGCGTCTACTCCACGCCGGGAGACATGATGCGCTGGATGCAGCAGTTCCTGTCGTCGGATTTCTACACCCGTAACAGTCAGGCGGATCGCATGCAAACGTTGATCTATCCGCGCAACCAGTTAACGCGGGTGATCGGTATGGATGTGCCCGGCAAAGCCGATGCGCTCGGCCTCGGTTGGGTCTATATGGCCCCCAAAGAGGGGCATCCTGGGATCATTCAGAAAACCGGCGGTGGCGGCGGCTTTATCACCTACATTGCGATGGTGCCGCAGCATAATGTCGGCGTTTTTGTCGTCATCACCCGTTCGCCGCTGACGCGCTTTGTCAATATGAGCGACGGCGTAAACGATTTGGTCAGTGCGTTAAGCAGCAACGTGCCGCAGGTGATCCCCGCTTCCTGA